One window of Desulfarculus baarsii DSM 2075 genomic DNA carries:
- the cas2 gene encoding CRISPR-associated endonuclease Cas2 gives MSGAEMLVVFAYDVEDDSRRRRLARVLGNHAVRVQKSVFEAWLDEGAAKIIASRAAAELGPRDSLRVYALDASGVGKTLVFGVTAPPQSHDYYFV, from the coding sequence ATGTCCGGCGCTGAAATGCTGGTGGTGTTCGCCTACGATGTGGAAGATGATTCCCGTCGGCGGCGGTTGGCCAGAGTGCTTGGGAACCACGCCGTGCGAGTGCAAAAAAGCGTCTTTGAGGCCTGGCTGGATGAGGGCGCGGCCAAAATCATCGCCTCGCGCGCGGCGGCCGAGCTGGGCCCCCGTGATTCCTTGCGGGTCTATGCCCTGGACGCCAGCGGTGTTGGGAAAACTCTGGTCTTTGGCGTGACGGCGCCCCCCCAGAGCCATGATTATTACTTTGTTTGA
- the cas6 gene encoding CRISPR system precrRNA processing endoribonuclease RAMP protein Cas6 translates to MTKDGLSAWLLHPDGQASLVELCGLWRETLVRASCLLDPPPWQEGVAPWELAGKVRGSWGDDLKRGASLLALAGQPCPWWPPCALDVFFRPQGKLTGGLEIPKPYVIRVDYEPEAGMVRIVLALFGLAGDYATAAAASLAAALRHNLRWAQGRAPGCELADMEIVAAPAPDPGDGAHKACLRFLAPLNQRSGRESLLSPQSMLTGLANRVSGLARWHGLELAEDFKELKRLIRSLQGEFEQAERHHWFRQSQRQDGRNIPMEGFLGDLWLRGDLLALTPLLALGERCHAGGRAALGMGQYRLEWQT, encoded by the coding sequence GTGACCAAAGATGGCCTGAGCGCCTGGCTATTGCATCCCGATGGTCAAGCGTCGCTGGTGGAGCTTTGCGGGCTTTGGCGCGAGACTTTGGTGCGGGCCAGTTGCCTCCTGGACCCGCCGCCGTGGCAAGAAGGCGTTGCCCCGTGGGAACTGGCGGGCAAGGTGCGCGGCTCTTGGGGCGATGATCTCAAGCGCGGCGCGTCGCTGCTGGCCCTGGCTGGCCAGCCCTGCCCGTGGTGGCCGCCTTGCGCCCTGGACGTGTTTTTTCGGCCCCAAGGTAAGTTGACCGGTGGCCTGGAAATCCCCAAGCCCTACGTGATCAGGGTTGATTACGAACCAGAGGCGGGCATGGTGCGGATCGTCTTGGCGCTGTTTGGCCTGGCCGGCGACTATGCCACGGCGGCGGCGGCGTCCCTGGCCGCCGCTCTGCGACACAACCTGCGCTGGGCCCAGGGGCGCGCGCCCGGCTGCGAACTGGCCGATATGGAAATTGTCGCCGCTCCCGCGCCAGACCCAGGCGATGGCGCTCACAAAGCCTGTTTGCGCTTTTTGGCTCCGCTGAACCAGCGCAGCGGCCGAGAGAGTCTCTTGAGCCCGCAAAGCATGCTCACCGGCCTGGCCAACCGCGTCTCCGGCCTGGCGCGCTGGCATGGTCTGGAGCTGGCGGAGGACTTCAAGGAGCTCAAGCGCTTGATTCGAAGCCTGCAAGGGGAGTTCGAGCAAGCGGAGCGCCACCACTGGTTTCGTCAGTCCCAAAGGCAGGATGGCCGAAACATCCCCATGGAGGGTTTTCTGGGCGATCTTTGGCTCCGTGGGGATTTGCTTGCCCTGACGCCGCTGTTGGCGTTGGGCGAACGCTGTCATGCCGGTGGACGCGCGGCCCTGGGCATGGGGCAATATCGCCTGGAATGGCAGACATGA
- a CDS encoding toll/interleukin-1 receptor domain-containing protein: MPPANRRKVFISYCHEDKDLARDRLLACLEAGGVEAIIDIKHFKGGTTLAGQMDQHQDDADQQVLLISKKYLGQPNCQREMARAIAMDPDFTHGLAGNGPKVLPVLLGDVERAELPAGLTRPNPLMPDLRDKRPCAEGETEWDRLVKLCGADLGTSPTAWLKARDKIRRLMRNDNPVCLYVNDNRSVNWRGLIDNVCSEHDPWDALPDLDHRFELKAPCPTDKIIGDIAGARDVLAFNQHLEQRQTRPCRVCFTHFHLAAQHPGWDAGFLSNLTNLVKKQHIWLLAQTRRPMDATERELVPPNAYDYESSLAALCAEVRL; the protein is encoded by the coding sequence ATGCCGCCGGCCAACCGTCGCAAGGTGTTCATCAGCTATTGTCACGAAGACAAAGACTTGGCCAGGGACCGCCTTCTGGCCTGTCTGGAGGCCGGCGGCGTTGAAGCCATCATCGATATCAAACATTTCAAGGGCGGCACGACTCTTGCCGGCCAGATGGACCAACACCAAGACGACGCCGATCAGCAGGTTTTGCTGATTTCCAAAAAATATCTCGGCCAACCAAATTGCCAACGCGAGATGGCCCGCGCAATCGCCATGGACCCGGATTTTACTCACGGGCTGGCAGGGAACGGCCCCAAGGTGCTGCCCGTGTTGCTTGGCGATGTTGAGCGCGCAGAACTCCCCGCCGGTCTTACCCGGCCAAATCCGCTGATGCCGGATTTGCGCGATAAGCGCCCTTGCGCCGAAGGTGAAACGGAATGGGACCGCCTTGTAAAGCTTTGCGGCGCTGATCTTGGCACAAGCCCCACGGCCTGGCTGAAGGCCAGGGACAAAATTCGCCGACTAATGAGAAACGATAATCCGGTCTGCCTATATGTCAATGATAACCGCTCCGTCAATTGGAGGGGGCTCATCGATAATGTCTGCTCCGAACATGACCCCTGGGACGCGTTGCCCGATCTTGACCATCGCTTCGAACTCAAGGCCCCTTGCCCGACCGACAAGATAATCGGCGACATCGCCGGCGCGCGCGATGTTTTGGCCTTCAACCAGCACCTGGAACAGCGCCAAACGCGGCCTTGCCGGGTTTGTTTCACTCATTTCCATCTGGCTGCCCAACACCCAGGCTGGGACGCAGGCTTTTTGAGCAACCTGACCAACCTGGTTAAAAAACAGCATATCTGGCTGCTGGCGCAAACGCGCAGGCCCATGGACGCCACGGAACGGGAGCTTGTTCCCCCTAATGCCTATGACTATGAGTCCAGCCTGGCCGCGCTCTGCGCCGAGGTGAGGCTGTGA
- a CDS encoding AAA family ATPase → MAKPSLPLAELRLWPSHHRAALAWLGLFYRDPMLFWEELESILQLKSRIKATFCLYAHALPWLFLVVVLGRWLLVVLLQPELPYHGWAALPRHDFWMDSVFGLAVGLASGLAFGLAYGLAVGLAVGLAKGLARGLVSGLAVGLLFGLVYGLLFGLDSGLVSGLVYGLLFGLVSGLVSGLVSGLLFGLDSGLVSGLVYGLAVGLVSGLVYGLAVGLAGGLAEGLALGLALGLAFFISLTRAYYLPVHFFFLWPNLKANRYPRHPVAWDQMCDARFFGLGRLLVAWAQAQPQHGRAEIERLIDTYPSQRQEALWAKTVLAIRDMAMEADLAKLPAMAAGLPRGKRGYPSQTEQVESLLSPVAAGYLRLRSQASPWRKLAAAENLRAAVEQFHGQVSGFARPLGPELRQAADQWRTLANNEVAKAQANMGKEKIPACFKAGGELKMDNDAFVKREGVLEKLEDALEDPRSRASLILQGRRRTGKSSLIANLRPFLPEDVLLVDVSMQSAASRTSQNHFAASIASQICQVVPEAALGPPPEREMPLCEFEDLARRADELLGAQRRQLLIVVDEYETIDSLIGEGRFHADDILSLLRVAIEKRRNIFWMFVGTHHIAELRNAQWASYLISPRTIAMPRFTPDETRVLLLEPMRHASAEHKVVHKESSWGGSEGIARIHQETGGWPYFVQLLAENLRGIINNTPQATTVTAKIFERARREAVDEAESALRQILAPDLEGAEAQWEYLRGFVDQEEQPPPTDREVLQGLLWRDLIERHDNCYRLTVPLFRLWIAKQP, encoded by the coding sequence ATGGCCAAACCCAGCCTGCCCCTGGCCGAACTGCGCTTGTGGCCTTCCCACCACCGCGCGGCCCTGGCCTGGTTGGGGCTTTTTTATCGCGATCCCATGCTGTTTTGGGAGGAACTGGAGTCTATCCTCCAGCTCAAGTCGCGGATCAAAGCGACATTTTGTCTGTATGCCCATGCCCTGCCTTGGCTGTTTCTGGTTGTAGTTCTTGGCCGCTGGCTGCTCGTGGTCTTACTTCAGCCTGAGTTGCCCTATCACGGTTGGGCCGCCTTGCCGCGCCATGATTTCTGGATGGATAGCGTATTCGGGCTGGCAGTAGGGCTGGCATCCGGGCTGGCATTCGGGCTGGCATACGGCCTGGCAGTAGGGCTGGCAGTAGGGCTGGCAAAAGGGCTGGCAAGAGGGCTGGTATCCGGGCTGGCAGTAGGGCTGTTATTCGGGCTGGTATACGGGCTGTTATTCGGGCTGGACTCCGGGCTGGTATCCGGGCTGGTATACGGGCTGTTATTCGGGCTGGTATCCGGGCTGGTATCCGGGCTGGTATCCGGGCTGTTATTCGGGCTGGACTCCGGGCTGGTATCCGGGCTGGTATACGGGCTGGCAGTAGGGCTGGTATCCGGGCTGGTATACGGGCTGGCAGTAGGGCTGGCAGGAGGGCTGGCAGAAGGGCTGGCGTTGGGGCTGGCGTTGGGGCTGGCGTTTTTTATTTCTTTAACCAGAGCCTACTATCTGCCAGTTCATTTTTTCTTTCTCTGGCCAAATCTAAAAGCCAACCGCTACCCCCGCCACCCCGTGGCCTGGGACCAAATGTGCGACGCGCGTTTTTTTGGCCTGGGCCGCTTGCTGGTGGCCTGGGCCCAAGCGCAACCCCAACACGGCCGGGCCGAAATAGAACGCCTCATCGACACCTACCCGAGCCAACGCCAAGAGGCGCTGTGGGCCAAGACGGTGCTGGCCATCAGGGACATGGCCATGGAGGCCGATCTGGCCAAACTGCCGGCCATGGCCGCCGGCCTGCCCCGGGGCAAGAGGGGTTATCCGAGCCAAACCGAGCAGGTGGAAAGCCTGCTTTCTCCCGTGGCCGCTGGCTATCTGCGCTTGCGAAGCCAAGCCTCCCCGTGGCGCAAACTGGCGGCGGCGGAAAACTTGCGCGCGGCTGTCGAACAATTTCACGGCCAAGTGAGCGGGTTCGCCCGCCCTCTGGGCCCGGAACTGCGCCAGGCGGCCGACCAGTGGCGGACATTGGCTAATAACGAGGTGGCCAAGGCCCAGGCCAATATGGGCAAGGAAAAAATCCCCGCCTGCTTCAAAGCTGGCGGGGAACTGAAGATGGACAACGACGCCTTTGTCAAGCGTGAAGGCGTGCTGGAAAAACTTGAAGACGCATTGGAAGACCCGCGGTCACGGGCCAGTTTGATTCTCCAAGGCCGCCGCCGCACCGGCAAAAGCTCCCTGATCGCTAACCTGCGGCCGTTCCTGCCGGAGGATGTGTTGCTGGTGGATGTGTCCATGCAAAGCGCCGCGTCGCGCACCAGCCAAAACCATTTCGCCGCCTCCATCGCCAGCCAGATTTGCCAGGTCGTGCCCGAGGCTGCGTTGGGGCCGCCGCCCGAGCGGGAAATGCCGCTGTGCGAGTTTGAGGATCTGGCGCGGCGGGCTGATGAGCTTTTGGGCGCGCAAAGGCGGCAATTGCTGATCGTGGTCGACGAGTATGAAACGATCGACAGCTTAATTGGCGAAGGTCGCTTTCATGCCGATGACATCTTGTCGCTGCTGCGCGTCGCCATCGAAAAAAGGCGCAATATCTTTTGGATGTTCGTGGGAACCCATCATATCGCCGAATTGCGCAACGCCCAATGGGCCTCTTATTTGATCAGCCCGCGCACGATTGCTATGCCCAGGTTCACGCCCGATGAAACCCGCGTCCTGTTGCTGGAGCCCATGCGCCACGCCAGCGCCGAGCACAAGGTCGTCCACAAGGAGTCATCCTGGGGCGGCTCCGAGGGCATTGCGCGCATCCATCAAGAAACCGGCGGCTGGCCCTATTTTGTGCAGCTTTTGGCCGAAAACCTGCGCGGGATCATCAACAACACGCCCCAGGCGACCACGGTGACCGCGAAGATATTTGAGCGGGCGCGGCGGGAGGCCGTCGACGAGGCGGAAAGCGCCCTCCGGCAAATTCTGGCCCCGGATCTGGAAGGCGCCGAGGCTCAGTGGGAATATTTGCGCGGCTTCGTGGACCAAGAGGAACAACCCCCGCCGACCGACCGAGAAGTGTTGCAAGGGCTATTGTGGCGCGATCTCATCGAGCGCCACGACAATTGTTACCGCCTGACCGTGCCGCTATTTCGGCTGTGGATCGCAAAGCAGCCTTGA
- a CDS encoding TetR/AcrR family transcriptional regulator, whose amino-acid sequence MSHGENRMSAEQRKLLILETALDVFAQKGFSGARTKEIAREAGVSETLLFRHFKNKENLYVEALHQLFAHHPVGEEMAPAMRAGDDREVLYTIARHIMEHVGRDKRIVRLTFFSSLEGLHMADHERTPIRILEEYFAKRMQEGALRAKEPHLTARFFLFAVFLYVTDMHMNLFGEPLGISDDEAAWTLADIFMDGLLPRG is encoded by the coding sequence ATGTCCCACGGCGAAAACCGCATGAGCGCGGAACAAAGAAAGCTACTCATTTTGGAGACGGCGCTTGATGTGTTTGCGCAAAAGGGCTTCAGTGGGGCGCGCACCAAGGAGATCGCCAGGGAGGCGGGGGTGAGTGAAACTCTTTTGTTTCGTCATTTCAAGAACAAAGAAAATTTATACGTCGAGGCGTTGCATCAGCTTTTCGCCCATCATCCGGTGGGTGAGGAGATGGCGCCGGCCATGCGGGCCGGCGATGACCGGGAAGTGCTATACACCATCGCCCGCCACATCATGGAGCACGTGGGCCGTGACAAGCGCATAGTGCGTCTCACTTTTTTCAGCAGCCTGGAGGGCCTGCACATGGCTGATCACGAGAGAACCCCCATCCGGATTCTGGAAGAATATTTTGCCAAGCGCATGCAAGAAGGCGCGCTCCGGGCCAAGGAACCGCACCTGACCGCGCGCTTTTTCCTTTTCGCGGTTTTTTTGTATGTAACGGATATGCATATGAATTTATTCGGTGAGCCCCTGGGGATCAGCGACGATGAGGCGGCTTGGACCCTGGCGGACATATTCATGGACGGGCTCTTGCCCCGGGGCTAG
- a CDS encoding class I SAM-dependent methyltransferase — protein MSPLRKLMESPRKLLGSYISPGMTVLEPGCGMGFFTLPVARMVGPEGKVVAVDIQPKMLQKVRARAASAKLLDRIETRLATGDVLGLEDLAGGVDFALALHVVHELKDQAGFFREIHEALKPGGRLLVVEPRGHVSADNFAEFLALAHRAGLETDPAEPPRGLRALLVKPERKEQ, from the coding sequence TTGAGCCCACTCAGAAAGCTTATGGAAAGCCCCCGCAAATTGCTGGGATCGTACATCTCGCCCGGCATGACCGTGCTGGAGCCGGGCTGCGGCATGGGCTTTTTCACCCTGCCCGTGGCCCGGATGGTGGGGCCGGAGGGCAAGGTCGTGGCGGTGGACATCCAACCGAAGATGCTGCAAAAGGTGCGCGCCCGGGCCGCGAGCGCCAAGCTTCTGGACCGCATCGAGACGCGCCTGGCCACGGGCGACGTGCTGGGGTTGGAGGATCTGGCGGGCGGGGTTGATTTCGCCTTGGCCCTGCACGTGGTGCATGAGCTAAAGGACCAGGCGGGTTTTTTTCGCGAGATCCATGAGGCCTTGAAACCGGGCGGCAGGCTTCTGGTGGTCGAGCCCAGGGGGCATGTCAGCGCGGATAACTTCGCCGAATTCCTGGCGTTGGCGCATCGCGCGGGCTTGGAAACCGACCCCGCCGAGCCTCCGCGCGGCCTGCGGGCCTTGCTTGTCAAGCCGGAAAGGAAAGAGCAATGA
- a CDS encoding electron transfer flavoprotein subunit alpha/FixB family protein has product MPQRIVVIVESHSGRIAPASLEAITCAARLQELSPAPILGITLGQDAWPTAQLLAAEHGLDALAVEAEGLVGYSAEAWLALLPELLGQLAARWVLMAATSQGQDLGPALAARLNAACIGGARGLEADEDGPLFVREVHGGKLLQRLRPLSASAVVLVQPGFFAPHLAGAGPAGQATRQRMAAVARRTADLPAAGQSQAGASLADAEVIVAAGRGLGKPENLSLMRDLAALFPRSAVAGSRPVCDDGWLEYRWQVGVTGQTVSPKLYIACGISGASQHVAGMRGAGLVVAINNDPQAAIFNEADVCVVEDVVQFTPALIASLRALKG; this is encoded by the coding sequence ATGCCCCAGCGCATCGTCGTCATCGTCGAAAGCCACTCCGGCCGGATCGCCCCGGCCTCCCTGGAGGCCATCACCTGCGCCGCCCGTCTGCAAGAACTCTCCCCAGCGCCGATCCTGGGCATCACCCTGGGTCAAGACGCCTGGCCCACGGCCCAGTTGCTGGCCGCCGAGCACGGCCTCGACGCCCTGGCCGTGGAGGCCGAAGGCCTTGTCGGCTACAGCGCCGAGGCCTGGCTGGCGCTCCTGCCCGAGTTGCTGGGTCAGTTGGCGGCGCGCTGGGTGCTCATGGCCGCCACCAGCCAGGGCCAGGATTTGGGCCCGGCCCTGGCCGCCCGCCTTAACGCGGCCTGCATCGGCGGCGCGCGGGGCCTGGAGGCCGACGAAGACGGCCCGCTGTTCGTCCGCGAGGTTCACGGCGGCAAGCTGTTGCAACGCCTGCGACCGCTATCGGCCAGCGCCGTGGTCCTGGTCCAGCCCGGCTTTTTCGCGCCTCACCTGGCCGGCGCCGGCCCGGCCGGCCAGGCCACCCGCCAACGCATGGCGGCCGTGGCCCGCCGCACCGCCGATCTGCCCGCCGCCGGCCAGAGCCAGGCCGGGGCCAGCCTGGCCGACGCCGAGGTGATCGTGGCCGCCGGCCGCGGCCTGGGCAAGCCCGAAAACCTTTCCCTCATGCGCGATCTGGCCGCCCTCTTCCCCCGCTCGGCCGTGGCCGGCTCGCGGCCGGTGTGCGATGACGGCTGGCTGGAATATCGCTGGCAGGTGGGCGTCACCGGCCAGACCGTCAGCCCCAAGCTCTACATCGCCTGCGGGATCTCCGGGGCCAGCCAGCACGTGGCCGGCATGCGTGGGGCGGGCTTGGTGGTGGCCATTAACAACGACCCCCAGGCGGCCATCTTCAACGAGGCCGATGTCTGCGTGGTCGAGGACGTCGTGCAATTCACGCCAGCCTTGATCGCCAGCTTGCGCGCGCTGAAAGGTTGA
- a CDS encoding electron transfer flavoprotein subunit beta/FixA family protein — MKILVCAKQVPDPQAHVEIDQNGSLTRPGQPRWQMNRYDEFAVEAAVAIKKARPGVTAEVISLGPPRTAAVLERAIGMGCDQGAQIITPEGLDLDARRTAACLAGFAQGRGYDLILCGVMSEDAMQAQVGPMLAALLGWPWATAVVALELDAQGRGLELWREAEGGERHGLHAPLPAVVCVQSGLNKPRYPSLSNLLRAKGQEHARVDWADLPAPEPLVQISGLALPQRTRQGLFPQGDATAKAQALARILRDKALI, encoded by the coding sequence ATGAAGATCCTGGTCTGCGCCAAGCAAGTTCCCGACCCCCAGGCCCACGTCGAGATCGACCAAAACGGCTCTTTGACGCGGCCGGGCCAGCCGCGCTGGCAGATGAACCGCTACGACGAGTTTGCCGTCGAGGCGGCGGTGGCCATCAAAAAGGCCAGGCCGGGCGTGACGGCGGAGGTGATTTCGCTGGGTCCACCGCGCACGGCCGCCGTGCTGGAGCGGGCCATCGGCATGGGCTGCGACCAGGGCGCGCAGATCATCACCCCCGAGGGCCTGGACCTGGACGCCAGGCGCACCGCCGCCTGCCTGGCCGGCTTTGCCCAGGGCCGGGGCTACGATCTGATCCTCTGCGGCGTGATGAGCGAGGACGCCATGCAGGCCCAGGTGGGGCCCATGCTGGCGGCGCTGCTGGGCTGGCCCTGGGCCACGGCCGTGGTGGCGCTGGAGCTGGACGCCCAAGGCCGCGGCCTGGAGCTGTGGCGCGAGGCCGAGGGCGGGGAGCGCCACGGCCTGCATGCGCCCTTGCCGGCGGTGGTCTGCGTGCAAAGCGGCCTGAACAAGCCGCGCTACCCCAGCCTCTCCAACCTGCTGCGCGCCAAGGGCCAAGAGCATGCGCGCGTGGACTGGGCCGACCTGCCCGCGCCCGAGCCGTTGGTGCAAATCAGCGGCCTGGCCCTGCCCCAGCGCACGCGCCAAGGCCTGTTCCCGCAAGGCGACGCCACGGCCAAGGCCCAGGCCCTGGCCCGGATTCTGCGCGACAAGGCCTTGATCTGA
- a CDS encoding histidine phosphatase family protein has protein sequence MGVIYFIRHGQASFASDNYDRLSGLGRRQSEILGQYLAETGMGFDAVYSGDMVRQMDTANIVLERLGHGGDELVIDPDLNEYSSFIILKALLPEMIADDPSLERAVEGMYKDNRSFQKVYEKGMLRWVSTDRDIPGLGSWSGFHRRTQQAIRRIMAENQGSGRRVAVFTSGGPISSVMNMALGLDDEVTLRITWQIVNSSITACKFSGDRFFLWSFNSIAHLDQARDAALITYR, from the coding sequence ATGGGCGTTATCTATTTTATCCGACACGGCCAGGCCTCTTTCGCCAGTGACAACTACGACCGTCTTTCCGGCCTGGGCCGGCGGCAAAGCGAGATTCTGGGCCAATATCTGGCCGAGACGGGCATGGGCTTCGACGCGGTTTACAGCGGCGACATGGTGCGCCAGATGGACACGGCCAACATCGTCTTGGAGCGTTTGGGCCACGGCGGCGACGAGTTGGTCATCGACCCCGATCTGAACGAATATAGTTCGTTTATCATTTTGAAGGCCTTGCTGCCCGAGATGATCGCCGATGATCCATCGTTGGAGCGGGCGGTGGAGGGCATGTACAAGGACAACCGGTCATTCCAGAAGGTCTATGAAAAGGGCATGTTGCGCTGGGTGAGCACCGATCGCGACATCCCTGGGCTGGGCTCGTGGAGCGGCTTTCATCGTCGGACGCAGCAGGCCATCCGGCGGATCATGGCCGAAAACCAGGGTTCTGGCCGGCGGGTGGCGGTGTTCACCTCGGGCGGGCCGATTTCCTCGGTGATGAACATGGCCCTGGGCCTGGATGACGAAGTGACGTTACGCATCACCTGGCAGATCGTCAACTCCTCGATCACGGCGTGCAAATTCAGCGGCGACAGGTTTTTTCTCTGGTCGTTCAATTCCATCGCCCATCTGGATCAGGCCCGCGACGCGGCGTTGATAACCTATAGGTAA
- a CDS encoding acyl-CoA dehydrogenase family protein, protein MDFSISPKMQTILGMINEFVDKELIPMEHDFLTKEFSSLEPELEEKRRMVKEMELWAPMHPKDFGGMGLNLLEYGLVCEALARTPLGVYTFGCQAPDAGNAEILHKYGTPEQKEKYLRPVINGEIRSCFSMTEVDLPGSNPVLMDSNAVLDGDEWVINGHKWYTSSADGSKFAIAMVKTEPDAAPHLQASMIIVPTDTPGFNLVRNIPVMGHTGDSWHSHAEILYQNCRVPAENLLGPRGMGFILAQERLGPGRIHHCMRWIGICNRCLELVLERATTRPIAPGQVLADKQIIQTWIGEMAAQIQAARLMVLHCAWKMDTLGTKEAREEISLIKFYAAGVLQKVMDTALQVHGGLGMTDDTVIASFYRGERAARIYDGVDEVHKLSVAKRIIKEYKAKKGQK, encoded by the coding sequence ATGGATTTTTCCATCTCTCCGAAAATGCAGACAATTTTGGGGATGATCAACGAGTTCGTCGACAAGGAGCTCATCCCCATGGAGCACGATTTCCTGACCAAGGAATTTTCGTCGCTGGAGCCGGAGCTGGAAGAAAAACGGCGCATGGTCAAGGAGATGGAATTGTGGGCGCCCATGCATCCCAAGGATTTTGGCGGCATGGGGCTCAATCTGTTGGAGTACGGCCTGGTCTGCGAGGCGCTGGCCCGCACGCCGTTGGGCGTCTACACCTTTGGCTGCCAGGCCCCCGACGCCGGCAACGCCGAGATTTTGCACAAGTATGGCACGCCCGAGCAAAAGGAAAAATATCTGCGCCCGGTGATCAACGGCGAGATTCGCAGCTGCTTCTCGATGACCGAGGTCGACCTGCCCGGCTCCAACCCGGTGCTGATGGACAGTAACGCCGTCCTCGATGGCGACGAGTGGGTCATCAACGGCCACAAGTGGTACACGTCCTCGGCCGATGGCTCCAAGTTCGCCATCGCCATGGTCAAGACCGAGCCCGACGCCGCGCCCCACCTCCAGGCCTCGATGATCATCGTGCCCACCGACACCCCCGGCTTCAACCTGGTGCGCAACATCCCCGTCATGGGCCACACCGGCGACAGCTGGCACAGCCACGCCGAGATCTTGTACCAGAACTGCCGCGTGCCGGCCGAAAATCTGCTGGGGCCACGGGGCATGGGCTTTATCCTGGCCCAGGAGCGTCTGGGACCGGGCCGCATCCACCATTGCATGCGCTGGATCGGCATCTGCAACCGTTGCCTGGAGCTGGTGCTGGAGCGGGCCACCACGCGGCCCATCGCCCCGGGCCAGGTGCTGGCCGACAAGCAGATCATCCAGACCTGGATCGGCGAGATGGCCGCCCAGATCCAGGCCGCCCGGCTGATGGTGCTGCACTGCGCCTGGAAGATGGACACCCTGGGCACCAAGGAGGCCCGCGAGGAAATCTCGCTGATCAAGTTCTACGCGGCGGGCGTGTTGCAAAAAGTGATGGACACCGCCCTGCAGGTGCATGGCGGGCTGGGCATGACCGACGACACTGTGATAGCCTCGTTCTACCGTGGAGAGCGGGCCGCGCGCATCTACGACGGCGTGGACGAAGTGCACAAGCTGTCGGTGGCCAAGCGCATCATCAAGGAGTACAAGGCCAAAAAGGGCCAAAAGTAG